One window from the genome of Leptospira ryugenii encodes:
- a CDS encoding lipoprotein, translating to MKKIHVLNFFMLFSLLMLTANMCKSAPKQEDKKPQETIVTKEEINENSPEVIEFTKAKEGFITGSLFQVAVSSVLSDSDARLNEARSIAEQKSLNLLKTYAPPILSEKGKKELREISKEGKIVDKNISIGGRYFFLYQIQRKDLKQLVTSGLE from the coding sequence ATGAAAAAAATACACGTCCTTAATTTCTTCATGCTTTTCAGTCTTTTGATGCTAACAGCGAACATGTGTAAGTCGGCCCCTAAACAGGAAGACAAAAAACCACAGGAAACGATAGTAACGAAAGAAGAAATCAATGAAAACTCTCCCGAGGTGATTGAGTTCACAAAAGCAAAAGAAGGCTTTATTACTGGGTCTTTATTCCAAGTTGCCGTTTCGAGTGTGTTATCTGACTCGGATGCACGACTAAATGAGGCAAGGTCCATAGCAGAGCAAAAGTCATTGAATCTTTTGAAAACTTACGCACCACCCATCTTGTCAGAGAAAGGCAAAAAAGAATTACGTGAAATCTCAAAAGAAGGAAAGATCGTGGATAAAAATATCTCGATTGGTGGACGTTACTTTTTCTTATACCAAATCCAGAGAAAAGATTTAAAGCAACTTGTTACTAGCGGCCTTGAGTGA
- a CDS encoding M16 family metallopeptidase, translating into MKRFLLITLLSIVSLSAYSMGDFVKDIELKALQVKVPEILKFSQGDGTELWALPDQDFPIVYAEIYIDFGKKNLGNRNPEIIRLLEDSWHYSGSKSYPKEKLLEEFEALGANFGFSIDYEKTVISLSYLKKDHSQVMKLLQSFWNEPLLDPEIIQTMRNRIADEIRRRNDNPTSLGQRKLRERVYKNTLLGRSMDIQKLNAVSMEDLQTLQKEILSTKERKVLLSGDVKLEEWKSLSNTLQISNASIQTGEELNSELIAKNIKATLKTPILIEKDVSQSFVALMGVLPKHNDKDFYAIQVLNYIIGGGGFNSYYMREIRNNRGLAYSAGSTTDFQKSFGTIQFYAMTKTESVPEVLSLMKDLIRKEAIESLREDELQRAKNAIINQFVFLFDDSKKVLRNELRFRDHEMPTDYLPEFRDRINDVSLADIRRVGELYFNPERLTTLVVGPKDLKKSLGESFQTFQAEDILP; encoded by the coding sequence ATGAAACGATTTTTACTCATAACTCTTCTGTCCATTGTTTCGCTTTCTGCCTATTCTATGGGGGATTTTGTCAAAGATATCGAATTGAAAGCACTCCAGGTAAAGGTGCCTGAAATCCTGAAATTCTCACAAGGAGATGGCACAGAACTTTGGGCTCTCCCTGACCAAGATTTTCCCATCGTATATGCAGAAATCTACATAGACTTTGGAAAGAAAAATTTGGGCAACCGAAACCCGGAAATCATTCGCCTTTTGGAAGATAGTTGGCATTATTCTGGTTCAAAATCCTATCCCAAAGAAAAACTTTTGGAGGAGTTTGAAGCTTTAGGAGCAAATTTCGGTTTTTCCATCGACTACGAAAAAACTGTCATATCACTTTCCTATCTAAAAAAAGACCACTCTCAGGTAATGAAACTTCTCCAATCCTTTTGGAATGAACCTCTCTTAGATCCAGAGATCATCCAAACTATGAGAAATCGCATAGCAGATGAAATCCGAAGGCGCAATGACAATCCAACAAGCCTTGGGCAAAGAAAGTTAAGAGAGAGGGTCTATAAAAATACGCTTCTCGGACGCAGTATGGATATTCAAAAGCTGAATGCGGTCAGCATGGAAGATTTGCAAACCTTGCAAAAAGAGATTTTATCAACGAAAGAAAGAAAAGTCCTTCTTTCAGGGGATGTAAAGCTTGAAGAATGGAAGTCTCTCTCAAATACCTTACAGATATCCAATGCCTCTATCCAAACAGGAGAGGAGCTCAATTCGGAACTCATAGCAAAAAATATTAAGGCTACCTTAAAAACCCCTATATTGATCGAGAAGGATGTCAGCCAATCGTTTGTGGCCTTGATGGGTGTCCTCCCAAAACACAATGATAAAGATTTTTATGCAATTCAAGTCCTGAATTACATCATAGGTGGTGGTGGATTTAATTCTTATTACATGAGAGAGATTAGAAACAATAGAGGACTTGCTTATTCTGCAGGCTCTACTACCGACTTTCAAAAAAGCTTTGGAACAATCCAATTCTATGCAATGACAAAAACAGAATCTGTTCCCGAAGTACTGTCGCTTATGAAGGACTTGATCCGTAAAGAAGCAATTGAGTCTCTCCGAGAAGATGAGTTGCAAAGAGCAAAAAACGCAATTATCAACCAGTTTGTTTTCCTATTTGATGATTCAAAAAAGGTTTTGCGAAATGAGCTTAGATTTCGCGACCATGAAATGCCAACTGATTATTTACCTGAATTTCGTGACCGCATTAATGATGTCAGTTTAGCGGATATTAGACGAGTTGGTGAACTTTACTTCAATCCAGAACGATTGACAACTCTTGTCGTCGGGCCCAAGGACCTAAAAAAGTCATTGGGAGAGTCTTTCCAAACCTTCCAAGCAGAGGATATTTTGCCATAA
- a CDS encoding RluA family pseudouridine synthase, which yields MKPYSSFVPEKYHNFPILEYLHLRFPYYSASDWGRHCHEGRVKRNGYVLCADDFVLKGDLISYTPEDKTFSEPTVNAKYKILYDSHQFLIVDKPANLPVHPAGKYRTQTLLNFLKADLNSEEIFPVHRLDRETSGIMVFAKNKEWQLYLQSAFEKRLVKKEYEVLVYGKFPIELEAIGFIGKEENSIVRKKQKYSPYGFPNSKESETHFSLIHYSQEKDISHLKVYPRTGRVHQIRATLYSLGYPVLGDKLYGKDESFFLSFAKTGDTSGFVESLGHTRQALHATYLEFGDNVSDHKYSFHLPFPDELSLLLN from the coding sequence GTGAAGCCATATTCTAGTTTTGTACCTGAAAAATATCATAATTTTCCTATATTAGAATATTTACACCTAAGGTTTCCTTACTATTCCGCATCGGATTGGGGCCGCCACTGCCATGAGGGACGTGTAAAACGAAACGGTTATGTTCTTTGCGCAGACGATTTTGTCTTGAAAGGGGATTTGATCTCCTACACTCCAGAAGATAAAACTTTCTCCGAACCTACTGTAAATGCAAAGTATAAAATTCTCTATGATTCTCATCAATTTTTGATTGTAGATAAACCAGCCAACTTACCTGTCCACCCTGCAGGCAAATATCGGACACAAACCTTACTAAACTTCCTAAAGGCAGATTTGAATTCAGAAGAAATTTTCCCTGTGCATCGACTAGACAGAGAGACTTCGGGGATCATGGTATTTGCAAAGAACAAAGAGTGGCAATTGTATCTCCAATCTGCCTTTGAAAAAAGGCTCGTGAAAAAAGAATATGAGGTTTTAGTATATGGAAAATTTCCAATCGAGTTAGAAGCCATTGGCTTTATCGGAAAGGAAGAGAATTCCATTGTAAGAAAAAAGCAAAAATATTCGCCGTATGGCTTCCCAAATTCGAAAGAGTCAGAAACTCACTTTTCATTAATTCATTATTCACAAGAGAAAGATATTTCACATCTAAAGGTGTATCCACGAACAGGTAGAGTTCATCAAATACGAGCTACTCTGTATAGTTTAGGCTATCCAGTACTTGGAGATAAACTATATGGTAAAGACGAATCCTTTTTTCTTAGCTTTGCAAAAACAGGTGATACAAGTGGGTTTGTAGAAAGCTTAGGGCATACCCGTCAGGCCCTACATGCCACCTATTTGGAGTTTGGCGACAATGTATCTGATCATAAATATTCTTTCCATCTGCCTTTTCCAGATGAGCTTTCATTACTTCTCAATTAA
- the mpl17 gene encoding cell surface protein MPL17 gives MKFILLSLVLAVSLPVSAQLADHPISLSVKKKQDGTFELNLDLPQGYGFQKEAPHKILLAGKDGLEVKKADLKLQGPTHPQKLEYFEYVKPLPLALTGKGSLEVNAKLFYCNFKKNICIPAKLNQQISVP, from the coding sequence ATGAAGTTTATTTTACTCTCACTTGTACTGGCAGTCTCTTTGCCAGTTTCTGCTCAATTGGCAGACCATCCGATTTCACTTTCTGTAAAAAAGAAACAAGATGGTACATTTGAATTGAATCTTGATTTGCCACAAGGGTATGGATTCCAAAAGGAAGCTCCACATAAAATTCTTTTGGCGGGGAAAGACGGTTTGGAAGTGAAAAAAGCAGACTTAAAATTGCAAGGGCCTACACATCCTCAAAAATTAGAATATTTTGAATATGTTAAACCACTTCCATTAGCCTTAACGGGTAAAGGAAGTTTGGAAGTGAATGCTAAACTTTTCTATTGCAATTTCAAAAAGAATATCTGTATACCCGCGAAATTGAACCAACAAATCAGTGTGCCTTGA
- a CDS encoding M16 family metallopeptidase, with translation MFKFIPVFLISLCFAFSIFGEANFFASSERQFSEKIKTFSLPNGLRVVMMKRGTSPTLALYIKFLVGGADESPEVAGTAHLLEHMLFKGTKNVGTLDYQKEEKYQKQIEVWGSRLDDLKLKERALLLRGQTVPKELTTEIQTLSRRLRNLIELQDPLILKNEDSYIYEQNGEVGFNAYTSHDVTNYQIQLPSNRLEVWAKIESDRLKHPVLREYYTERDVVIEERRMRTEDSGAGVLRERFFSIAFESHPYRKPVIGYPTALPFLKIEDTIAFFKEHYTPDKMVISIVGDVDFVETESIIKKYFSDLPKGKESSPLKVEEKQYLGEKRFTVIHPSSEQMMIAWLKPPYPHPDNASFEVLSNLLSQGAGSRLQKRLVLEEKLVNSIGAANGYPGERFQNLFAIFIKPQSGADLTKIESIIWEELRKIQEEGAKEEELKKIKNQMISDFIRTMDDNGTIADLLSYYELLYGNWKHIFQQYEEIQKVKSADLSKICKDYLTKDRVTIGSLVDSRKKAK, from the coding sequence ATGTTCAAATTCATACCGGTATTTCTCATTTCCCTTTGCTTCGCTTTTTCGATCTTCGGGGAGGCAAATTTTTTTGCAAGTTCCGAAAGGCAATTCTCTGAAAAAATCAAAACCTTTTCTTTGCCAAATGGTCTGCGAGTGGTCATGATGAAGCGCGGAACCTCTCCCACTTTGGCCTTGTACATCAAATTTCTAGTGGGTGGTGCAGATGAAAGCCCGGAAGTAGCGGGGACAGCCCACCTTTTGGAGCACATGCTCTTCAAAGGTACTAAAAATGTAGGTACCCTTGACTACCAAAAAGAAGAAAAATACCAAAAACAGATCGAGGTTTGGGGTTCTCGACTGGATGATTTAAAATTAAAAGAGAGAGCTCTCCTTTTGAGAGGACAAACTGTTCCCAAAGAGTTAACAACAGAGATCCAAACCTTAAGTAGACGCTTGAGAAACTTGATTGAACTCCAAGATCCTCTGATTCTAAAAAATGAGGACTCTTATATCTATGAACAGAATGGAGAGGTAGGCTTTAATGCATATACTTCCCATGACGTGACAAACTACCAAATCCAACTGCCTTCCAATCGATTGGAAGTGTGGGCAAAAATAGAATCAGATCGATTGAAACATCCAGTGCTTCGCGAATACTATACAGAGCGTGATGTCGTCATCGAAGAGAGAAGAATGCGTACAGAAGATAGTGGTGCCGGTGTATTACGGGAACGTTTTTTTTCCATTGCCTTTGAGTCTCACCCATACAGAAAACCTGTCATTGGTTATCCAACTGCTCTTCCCTTTTTAAAAATTGAAGATACCATTGCCTTTTTTAAAGAACATTACACGCCAGATAAAATGGTGATTTCGATTGTCGGAGATGTAGATTTTGTGGAAACAGAATCCATCATCAAAAAATACTTTTCAGATCTTCCGAAAGGGAAAGAGAGTTCTCCTTTAAAAGTAGAAGAAAAACAATACTTAGGTGAAAAACGGTTCACAGTCATCCATCCTTCAAGTGAACAAATGATGATTGCTTGGCTGAAGCCGCCTTACCCGCATCCAGACAATGCAAGTTTTGAGGTTTTGTCTAACCTACTCAGCCAAGGTGCAGGCTCTCGCTTACAAAAGAGATTGGTTTTGGAAGAGAAGTTAGTAAACTCGATTGGGGCGGCCAATGGTTACCCAGGTGAAAGGTTTCAAAATCTTTTTGCAATTTTCATCAAACCCCAGTCAGGTGCAGACCTCACAAAAATAGAATCGATTATTTGGGAAGAATTGCGTAAGATCCAAGAGGAAGGCGCCAAGGAAGAAGAACTCAAAAAAATAAAAAATCAAATGATCTCTGATTTCATTCGAACGATGGATGACAATGGCACCATTGCTGATCTATTGTCTTATTACGAGCTATTGTATGGGAACTGGAAACATATCTTCCAACAGTATGAAGAAATCCAAAAAGTAAAATCAGCAGATCTCTCTAAGATATGTAAAGACTATTTAACGAAAGATCGAGTTACCATAGGCAGTCTGGTTGATTCCAGAAAGAAGGCAAAATAA
- a CDS encoding DNA methyltransferase: MAGAKRLFKDESKFVMGEFWTAKQRQGHSLHHTVSYRASFKPELPSFFMNQYLKKKKSKVLDPFGGRGTTAVQANIEGHVAVHNDIHPLSIFLAQSRQIVPPLEDLDKKLKSLDLSGTYTEEEGDERLLAFYHPKTLAEIKKFKKYLKEDHSPEMQFLGLIALSRLHGHSTGFFSVYTFPQVSIPWEAQKKNNLKRNQEPEYREIKPRIFQKMKRDLAEPLPPFYHEFSKNNAYILSSANAMEKIESDSIDLIVTSPPFLDKVDYEGDNWLRHWFLDIPKNQERKLSVFSSHAEWNSFIAQTLKESSRVLKKGAHMVMEVGEVKKGKDILNLDEDVVRMAEGTGLLWSKTFIHTQQFTKLSNCWQVSNNEKGTNSNRCVVLQKR, translated from the coding sequence ATGGCAGGAGCAAAGAGATTATTTAAAGACGAATCTAAATTCGTCATGGGTGAATTTTGGACCGCAAAACAGAGACAAGGTCATTCACTCCATCATACAGTTAGTTACCGAGCATCGTTTAAGCCAGAGTTACCTTCTTTTTTTATGAATCAATATCTAAAGAAAAAGAAATCCAAGGTCTTAGATCCATTTGGTGGCCGTGGAACAACAGCTGTTCAGGCAAACATAGAAGGTCACGTTGCCGTTCACAATGATATCCATCCGCTCTCGATTTTTTTGGCACAATCTAGACAAATCGTACCTCCATTAGAGGATTTGGACAAAAAATTGAAATCTTTGGATCTGTCGGGTACCTATACAGAAGAAGAAGGTGATGAAAGATTACTTGCTTTTTATCATCCGAAAACCTTAGCAGAGATCAAAAAATTTAAAAAATACCTTAAAGAAGACCATAGTCCTGAAATGCAATTTTTAGGACTTATCGCCTTATCGAGATTACATGGTCATAGCACTGGGTTTTTTTCGGTTTATACCTTCCCACAGGTTTCCATACCTTGGGAAGCCCAGAAAAAAAATAATCTTAAGCGAAACCAAGAGCCGGAGTATAGAGAGATTAAACCTAGAATTTTTCAAAAAATGAAACGAGATTTAGCCGAACCTCTACCTCCATTTTATCATGAATTTTCAAAGAACAATGCATACATTTTGTCCTCAGCGAATGCAATGGAAAAGATCGAATCTGATTCTATTGATTTGATTGTGACTTCACCTCCATTTTTGGATAAAGTTGACTATGAAGGTGACAATTGGCTAAGGCACTGGTTTTTGGATATTCCCAAAAATCAGGAACGAAAACTGAGTGTCTTTAGTAGCCATGCTGAATGGAACAGTTTCATTGCTCAAACCTTGAAAGAGTCAAGCCGCGTTCTAAAGAAAGGGGCGCATATGGTCATGGAAGTTGGGGAAGTGAAAAAAGGTAAAGACATTCTAAATTTGGATGAAGATGTCGTACGGATGGCAGAGGGCACTGGATTACTCTGGTCAAAAACATTCATTCATACCCAACAATTCACCAAGCTGTCCAATTGCTGGCAAGTTTCGAACAATGAAAAAGGAACAAACTCAAATCGTTGTGTCGTTCTCCAAAAAAGATAG